A genome region from Bacteroidetes Order II. bacterium includes the following:
- the tssF gene encoding type VI secretion system baseplate subunit TssF has product MSRKYYEEEMRYLHEAGKAFAQAHPETARFLNLDSITDRDPYVERLFEGFAFLSGRIHERLDDDLPEYTEGLFNLMWPHYLRPIPGLSILEMRPKIGVIQETTSYAAGTEVISKPVGPENVACRFTTTNALDVHPLTLSKAEMTWIPGSSSLNLRFDLLKGASFENLRFKNGKLRLFFYADPAIASTLHLFMTRHVRRVTLFCGPEDQPFTIANNQSWVEPCGFMEEDGLLPYSRFSFKGFRLLQEYFSFRPKFWFVDLCGFDRFTPEEPPTFFEVRVDFDRSFPEDRRFKTDNIRLHCTPIINLFPKDTTPIRVDHLTTEYRINPDTNAPRSFELYDTTEVVGIEERTNRRHYYKPFYSFERDEKGRFYTTKIRQAPSGQYDMYLSILGSNLDQDLANETLSITALATNRSLPREHLKEGDISKPPPGFADVVQLRNLTQPTLDRHPPRDQNFFWKLISHLSMNHMSIANPISFRLLLSLYDWERSEANRKRIEGIRSIIWRPKERVYRGAIIRGSEVVLEVQDGAFADEGDLCLFGLVMSHFLGMYATINSFVYLTLVSMPSGKTYEWAPQKGVKPVL; this is encoded by the coding sequence GTGTCGAGAAAATACTACGAAGAAGAAATGCGGTATCTGCACGAAGCCGGCAAAGCATTTGCACAGGCGCATCCGGAAACCGCCCGTTTTCTGAATTTAGACAGCATTACCGATCGCGACCCATACGTGGAGCGGTTATTTGAAGGATTCGCTTTTCTTTCTGGGCGGATTCATGAGCGCCTAGACGATGATTTACCGGAATATACCGAGGGGTTATTTAACCTAATGTGGCCCCATTATCTGCGCCCTATTCCCGGTCTGTCTATCTTAGAAATGCGCCCTAAAATCGGTGTTATTCAAGAAACTACAAGCTATGCTGCTGGAACCGAAGTCATTTCTAAGCCTGTGGGGCCAGAAAATGTCGCCTGCCGTTTTACGACCACCAACGCTTTGGACGTTCACCCATTGACCTTGTCCAAAGCCGAAATGACTTGGATACCGGGCAGTTCGAGCCTCAACTTGAGGTTTGATTTATTAAAAGGGGCTTCCTTTGAAAATCTCCGTTTTAAAAACGGAAAACTCCGGCTGTTTTTTTATGCAGATCCAGCCATTGCTTCTACCCTGCATTTGTTTATGACCCGCCATGTACGGCGCGTGACCCTCTTTTGTGGGCCTGAGGACCAGCCATTTACCATTGCCAACAATCAGTCGTGGGTAGAACCTTGTGGATTTATGGAGGAAGACGGTCTCTTACCCTATTCTCGGTTTTCTTTTAAAGGATTTCGGTTGTTGCAAGAATATTTCAGCTTCCGGCCCAAATTCTGGTTTGTGGATTTGTGTGGCTTTGATCGCTTTACCCCAGAAGAACCACCAACGTTTTTTGAAGTACGGGTGGACTTTGACCGCTCCTTCCCAGAAGATCGGCGTTTTAAAACGGATAATATCCGGCTCCACTGTACCCCCATTATCAACCTCTTTCCAAAAGACACAACCCCTATTCGGGTGGATCATCTCACGACCGAGTATCGCATTAATCCCGACACCAATGCGCCACGTAGTTTTGAGCTTTATGATACCACCGAAGTCGTAGGAATTGAAGAGCGAACCAACCGACGGCATTATTATAAACCGTTTTATTCATTTGAACGAGACGAAAAAGGAAGGTTTTACACGACTAAGATCCGGCAAGCCCCTTCGGGACAATACGACATGTATCTTTCCATTTTAGGCTCTAACCTCGATCAAGACTTGGCTAACGAGACCCTTTCCATTACGGCCTTGGCTACCAACCGAAGTTTGCCCCGTGAACACCTAAAAGAAGGCGATATTTCCAAGCCGCCGCCTGGTTTTGCAGATGTGGTACAGTTGCGCAATTTGACCCAACCCACGTTAGACCGTCATCCGCCGCGTGACCAGAATTTTTTCTGGAAACTGATTTCTCATCTTTCGATGAACCACATGTCCATCGCCAATCCAATCTCTTTCCGGCTTTTGCTTAGCCTGTACGACTGGGAGCGCAGCGAAGCCAACCGCAAGCGCATCGAAGGCATACGCAGCATTATCTGGCGACCCAAAGAGCGGGTATATCGGGGGGCCATCATTCGTGGCTCCGAAGTGGTCTTGGAAGTTCAAGATGGGGCTTTTGCAGACGAAGGAGACTTATGCCTTTTCGGATTGGTAATGAGCCATTTTTTGGGCATGTATGCCACTATTAATTCGTTTGTATATCTCACGCTTGTTTCGATGCCTTCTGGAAAGACATATGAATGGGCGCCGCAAAAAGGCGTTAAACCAGTTTTATAA
- the tssE gene encoding type VI secretion system baseplate subunit TssE: MQASLLDVLLGHFDVQNPLSSVPERDQRLYSVMANLRRLFNTRQGAIEHLPDYGLPDLHTLYRDMPWGAEQLKKLLEEVVRKYEPRLTQVNISYQHTDVNQMRLIFVLRAKLDKKQIVRFQTTISATELIDVSPVRREP, encoded by the coding sequence ATGCAAGCAAGTCTTTTAGACGTTCTTCTGGGACACTTTGACGTGCAAAACCCGCTTTCTTCCGTCCCAGAACGCGACCAACGGCTTTATAGTGTGATGGCAAACCTCCGTCGGCTGTTTAACACCCGACAAGGCGCCATCGAACATTTACCGGATTATGGTTTGCCAGACTTGCATACGCTCTACCGAGATATGCCTTGGGGGGCCGAGCAACTCAAAAAACTGTTGGAGGAAGTGGTTCGAAAATATGAACCGAGGCTCACACAAGTAAACATTAGTTACCAGCATACCGATGTAAACCAAATGCGCCTCATCTTTGTACTTCGGGCCAAGTTGGATAAAAAGCAAATTGTACGCTTTCAAACCACCATTTCGGCCACCGAATTAATTGATGTTTCGCCCGTGCGGCGAGAACCCTGA
- a CDS encoding Hcp family type VI secretion system effector produces the protein MALNAYLKLKGQKQGEIKGSVTQKGREGKIMVIAVNHEIISPRDAASGLPTGKRMHKPLVITKELDKSSPLLYNALVNNENITEFELQFWTPQIGGAVGGGGTEKQHYTIKLTNANIASVNFRMLNNKNPELTRYAEYEEIAFTYQKIEWTWNDGGITAEDDWESPVV, from the coding sequence ATGGCACTCAATGCTTATCTGAAACTGAAAGGCCAGAAACAAGGCGAAATCAAAGGCAGTGTTACCCAAAAAGGCCGCGAAGGCAAAATTATGGTGATCGCCGTAAATCATGAAATCATTAGCCCGCGTGATGCAGCCAGCGGGCTTCCAACGGGCAAACGGATGCACAAGCCCTTGGTCATTACCAAAGAGTTAGACAAATCTTCGCCGTTGCTCTATAATGCACTTGTGAACAACGAAAACATCACCGAATTTGAACTCCAGTTCTGGACGCCACAAATTGGTGGTGCTGTTGGTGGCGGTGGAACGGAAAAACAACACTACACCATCAAATTGACCAATGCCAATATCGCTTCCGTCAATTTCCGAATGCTGAACAACAAAAATCCGGAACTCACCCGCTACGCCGAGTACGAAGAAATTGCCTTTACCTATCAAAAGATCGAATGGACGTGGAATGATGGTGGTATCACCGCCGAGGATGACTGGGAAAGTCCAGTAGTATAA
- the tssC gene encoding type VI secretion system contractile sheath large subunit, whose protein sequence is MSATQQASGAPGAQVQELDGKDSLLDSLFAQVNMEKPSETVNLKVFKEGDQLANQSKNEMMAAALSVFVDTVAALDTPLDRLDKHFIDAMVASIDQKISQQLDAVMHHPTFQKMESSWRGLKFMVDRIDFRKNVKVEILDVDKDELAESFEDSPELIQSPLYKHIYTDAYDQPGATPYATIVSNFEFDSSAKDVNLLTNMSKVAASAHCPFLGSIGPKFFGKSSMEEWKKIPDLGAYMETSDYIKWNAFRATDDSRYVGLTMPRFMARLPYGDDNPVKAFNYQENVKGSDHDKYLWANATFAMATNMAKAFMADGWSVQIRGPEAGGKVEDLPVHLYDVGKGKQLKTPTEVPISETLEFQCANLGFIPLSHYQNRDFACFFSANSAQKAKIYDDEFATANSRINSRLPYIFLASRISHYLKVMQRENIGSTKSRVVIEEELNRWLKSLVTEMSNPSPAVIARYPLKGAQVTVSEVGDNPGFYRVETMIMPHFQIEGMDINLSLVGKMPAK, encoded by the coding sequence ATGTCTGCTACACAACAGGCTTCGGGCGCTCCTGGCGCTCAGGTTCAAGAATTAGATGGTAAAGACAGCTTATTAGACAGCCTCTTTGCCCAAGTTAACATGGAGAAACCTTCTGAAACCGTAAATCTAAAGGTTTTCAAAGAAGGAGATCAACTGGCCAATCAATCTAAAAACGAGATGATGGCTGCCGCACTTAGTGTTTTTGTGGATACGGTTGCCGCACTCGATACCCCGTTAGACCGTTTAGACAAGCATTTTATAGACGCCATGGTGGCCAGCATAGACCAAAAAATAAGCCAGCAGTTGGATGCGGTTATGCACCACCCTACCTTCCAAAAAATGGAGTCTTCTTGGCGTGGACTCAAATTTATGGTGGATCGGATTGACTTCCGGAAAAACGTTAAGGTGGAGATATTAGATGTGGACAAAGACGAACTGGCCGAATCTTTCGAAGATTCACCGGAACTGATACAGTCTCCGCTATACAAACACATTTATACCGATGCCTATGATCAACCTGGTGCAACGCCCTACGCCACCATCGTCTCCAACTTCGAGTTCGACAGTTCTGCAAAGGATGTGAACCTACTGACCAATATGTCTAAGGTGGCGGCCTCTGCTCATTGTCCATTCCTTGGCTCCATTGGCCCGAAATTCTTCGGCAAATCCAGTATGGAAGAGTGGAAAAAAATCCCTGACTTGGGCGCTTATATGGAAACATCCGATTACATTAAATGGAATGCCTTCCGTGCGACCGATGATTCTCGCTATGTAGGACTCACCATGCCGCGCTTTATGGCCCGTCTGCCTTATGGCGACGACAACCCCGTGAAAGCGTTTAATTACCAAGAAAACGTAAAAGGCAGCGATCACGATAAATACCTGTGGGCCAATGCCACTTTTGCGATGGCCACCAACATGGCGAAAGCGTTTATGGCAGATGGTTGGTCGGTGCAGATACGCGGGCCGGAAGCAGGTGGTAAAGTGGAAGACCTGCCAGTCCACCTGTATGATGTAGGCAAGGGCAAACAACTCAAAACCCCCACCGAGGTCCCTATCAGCGAAACCTTGGAGTTTCAGTGCGCGAATTTGGGCTTTATTCCCCTTAGCCATTATCAAAATCGCGATTTTGCGTGTTTCTTCTCGGCAAATTCGGCACAAAAGGCCAAAATTTATGACGACGAGTTTGCGACCGCAAACAGTCGGATCAATTCTCGGTTGCCCTACATCTTTTTGGCTTCCCGCATTTCGCACTATCTGAAAGTAATGCAACGCGAAAACATTGGTTCTACCAAGAGCCGTGTGGTCATAGAAGAAGAACTGAACCGCTGGCTGAAAAGTTTGGTCACTGAGATGTCGAATCCTTCCCCGGCAGTTATTGCCCGTTACCCCTTAAAAGGGGCTCAGGTAACAGTATCGGAAGTAGGGGACAACCCTGGATTCTATCGTGTCGAAACCATGATTATGCCACACTTCCAGATTGAGGGAATGGACATTAACCTTTCTCTTGTCGGAAAAATGCCCGCCAAATAG
- the tssB gene encoding type VI secretion system contractile sheath small subunit, translated as MSSFQHEKPPARINLFLDVKKGDALVREELPFRMLVMGDFGGSKDEDIADRDIINVNKDNFEDILKSREMKLDMVVANHLKDDPEAEMKVQVKVESMKDFTPENVAKQIPELDKMLATRNLLQDLRNRVITLGDFRRQLETIIKDKDALARLADELHKIVPDDAQDA; from the coding sequence ATGAGCAGTTTCCAACATGAAAAACCCCCTGCCCGTATCAACCTCTTTCTGGATGTAAAAAAAGGCGACGCATTGGTTCGCGAAGAATTGCCTTTCCGGATGTTGGTGATGGGAGATTTTGGCGGCTCTAAAGACGAAGACATCGCGGATCGGGACATCATCAATGTGAACAAAGACAACTTCGAGGATATCCTAAAATCGCGGGAGATGAAGTTGGACATGGTGGTAGCCAATCACCTGAAAGATGACCCTGAAGCCGAAATGAAGGTACAAGTAAAGGTGGAGAGCATGAAAGACTTTACGCCGGAAAATGTGGCCAAACAAATTCCAGAGTTGGACAAGATGCTTGCCACCCGGAACCTGTTGCAAGACTTACGAAACCGCGTTATCACCTTGGGTGACTTTCGGCGCCAGCTTGAAACCATTATCAAAGACAAAGACGCATTGGCACGACTTGCCGACGAATTGCACAAAATCGTACCTGATGATGCTCAAGATGCCTAA